Proteins encoded together in one Pelagicoccus albus window:
- a CDS encoding transcriptional repressor: MTIDDCREKFKSFLVKHNLRMTGQRMAIFEAVFKETSHFTAEELLDKAREIDRTVSRATVYRSLPILVESNLVREVDIGSSTMYYMPNTEEDPHKAQVICNDCQKIFEISAPFLQWYGNSVSSKLGLTPISQRLQVTASCEELRATGVCKKGNDQGE, translated from the coding sequence GTGACGATCGACGACTGCAGAGAAAAGTTCAAAAGCTTCTTGGTAAAGCACAACTTGCGCATGACCGGCCAACGCATGGCAATCTTCGAAGCGGTCTTCAAGGAAACCTCTCATTTCACCGCGGAGGAGCTACTGGACAAAGCAAGGGAGATCGACCGCACCGTATCCCGCGCGACCGTCTACCGTTCTTTGCCAATCCTAGTGGAGAGCAACTTAGTTCGAGAAGTAGACATAGGCTCCAGCACTATGTACTACATGCCCAACACGGAGGAGGACCCTCACAAGGCCCAAGTAATCTGCAACGATTGCCAGAAAATCTTCGAGATCAGCGCCCCTTTTCTGCAGTGGTACGGGAACAGCGTTTCGAGCAAACTAGGCCTTACCCCCATTAGCCAACGACTCCAGGTGACCGCTTCTTGCGAAGAGCTCCGGGCCACAGGGGTCTGCAAAAAAGGCAACGATCAGGGAGAATAG
- the priA gene encoding replication restart helicase PriA, which produces MSLDTTVVCVWLMSGFDRPLHYRLPASMEDMAQPGSLVRVPLGRRQVIGLIVEKDCEPEVSLMQLKLVLDLVYPTPIMTPELLKLGAWLRQYYGASIQNVLETMIPGPVRQGMKAKSDKYVSANKSVDSESLANLERKAPKQFELYQFLAQQFRAQKKSLVLSRLGASPAAYNGLLKKGFIVEESRKVERVAYDDELGDVEYASKQEIVLNEEQSACVDSISLSLKAGKFATHLLYGVTGSGKTEVYIAAMEEALRAGKSVLFLVPEVALTPQTVGRLRSRFTEHKDAHAVVWHSSLSDGERLDAWMALANGTARVVVGARSAVFAPLEKLGLVIVDEEHEPAFKQDESPRYHGRDVAVYRSYLEQVVCVLGSATPSLETYRNVKLGKYKVDRLTKRIDDRQLPMMHIVDMRIEMMRTRKPVTISSLLAQKLRDRWEKGEQSILFINRRGYNSTMLCNECGHVEECKHCSLPMTFHRSDNTLKCHLCGHEAEPPWRCPECNSDQIRGKGSGTQRIEDVVKSILPKASIVRIDTDTMGKKHLFREILGDFRKGKIDLLVGTQMIAKGLDFPNVTLVGMVDADLSLHVPDFRANERTFQLLVQVSGRAGRGDLAGEVVVQTFTPHAEPIQFARRGEVDAFLEVEIESREQFQYPPFRHLVRQVFRSRNADKAMFFAEQFARKLEARVGGKIEMRGPTPCSIEKMKDQYRFHIWYFTQNVSALMRDLKAVEAEIPFPKDVVQIFDVDPMSVS; this is translated from the coding sequence ATGAGTCTCGATACGACAGTGGTTTGCGTGTGGCTGATGTCCGGATTCGATCGTCCGCTGCACTACCGATTGCCAGCTTCGATGGAGGACATGGCGCAACCTGGTTCGCTGGTCAGAGTTCCGCTTGGGAGACGTCAGGTCATAGGCTTGATCGTGGAAAAGGACTGCGAGCCGGAAGTTTCCTTGATGCAACTGAAGCTTGTTTTGGACCTGGTTTATCCGACTCCAATCATGACGCCGGAATTGCTCAAGCTAGGCGCTTGGCTGCGTCAGTACTATGGAGCGAGTATCCAAAACGTATTGGAGACAATGATACCCGGTCCGGTACGTCAGGGTATGAAGGCCAAGAGCGACAAGTACGTTTCCGCGAACAAGTCCGTGGATTCGGAGTCTTTGGCAAACTTGGAGCGTAAGGCTCCCAAACAATTTGAGCTCTACCAGTTTTTGGCTCAACAATTTCGCGCCCAGAAAAAGAGTCTGGTGCTTAGCCGTCTCGGCGCCTCCCCGGCCGCTTACAATGGTCTTTTGAAAAAGGGTTTTATCGTCGAGGAATCTCGCAAGGTCGAGCGAGTCGCGTACGACGACGAACTCGGGGACGTGGAATACGCCTCCAAGCAGGAGATCGTCTTGAATGAAGAGCAATCTGCTTGTGTAGACAGCATCTCGCTTAGCTTGAAAGCTGGAAAGTTCGCGACCCACTTGCTTTACGGAGTTACTGGCTCTGGTAAAACGGAGGTCTACATTGCGGCGATGGAGGAAGCCCTCCGAGCGGGTAAGAGCGTACTCTTCCTAGTCCCCGAAGTCGCCCTAACGCCGCAAACAGTGGGGCGTTTGCGTTCTCGCTTCACCGAGCACAAAGATGCTCATGCGGTGGTTTGGCACAGCAGCCTCTCGGATGGGGAGCGCTTGGATGCCTGGATGGCTTTGGCCAACGGGACTGCTCGCGTTGTGGTAGGGGCTCGCTCCGCGGTCTTCGCTCCTTTGGAGAAACTTGGTTTAGTTATTGTAGACGAAGAGCATGAGCCGGCCTTTAAGCAAGATGAGAGCCCTCGCTATCATGGACGAGACGTAGCCGTTTACCGTTCTTATCTGGAGCAAGTGGTTTGTGTATTGGGTAGCGCGACGCCTTCGCTAGAAACCTATCGCAACGTAAAGCTTGGGAAGTATAAGGTGGATCGCTTGACCAAGCGTATCGATGATCGTCAGCTCCCCATGATGCATATCGTGGATATGCGGATCGAGATGATGCGTACCCGAAAACCGGTTACGATCAGTTCCTTGCTTGCCCAAAAGCTGCGCGACCGTTGGGAAAAGGGTGAGCAAAGTATCCTGTTTATCAATCGGCGTGGCTACAATTCGACCATGTTGTGCAACGAGTGCGGCCATGTGGAGGAATGCAAACACTGCAGCCTGCCTATGACCTTTCACCGTAGCGACAACACCCTCAAATGTCACCTATGTGGTCATGAGGCAGAGCCTCCGTGGCGTTGTCCTGAGTGCAACAGTGATCAGATTCGTGGTAAGGGTTCTGGCACGCAACGTATCGAGGATGTGGTGAAGAGCATCTTACCCAAAGCTAGTATTGTCAGAATCGATACGGACACGATGGGGAAGAAACATCTGTTTCGAGAGATCTTAGGAGACTTCCGAAAGGGAAAAATCGATTTGTTGGTGGGAACTCAGATGATCGCCAAAGGATTAGATTTTCCGAACGTGACTTTGGTTGGAATGGTGGACGCGGATCTGTCTCTGCATGTACCAGACTTTCGGGCCAACGAGCGAACCTTTCAGCTTTTGGTGCAAGTTTCGGGACGGGCGGGACGCGGCGACTTGGCTGGAGAGGTGGTGGTGCAAACCTTTACCCCGCACGCCGAGCCGATCCAATTCGCCAGGCGCGGGGAGGTGGATGCTTTTCTGGAAGTGGAAATCGAGTCCCGCGAGCAATTCCAGTATCCTCCGTTTCGGCATTTGGTTCGACAGGTCTTTCGCAGCCGAAATGCAGACAAGGCCATGTTTTTCGCTGAGCAATTCGCTCGAAAGCTGGAAGCCAGAGTTGGCGGCAAGATCGAAATGCGCGGGCCGACTCCTTGCTCGATCGAGAAGATGAAGGACCAGTACCGCTTCCACATCTGGTATTTCACTCAGAATGTAAGCGCCTTGATGCGAGATCTAAAAGCCGTGGAAGCGGAAATTCCGTTTCCCAAAGACGTGGTTCAGATCTTCGACGTCGATCCTATGTCGGTGAGTTGA
- a CDS encoding biliverdin-producing heme oxygenase, producing MQSKRHDQSPVIDVHQTLVERTRSVHEALHRHPILSQLMRPDLDLKTYQKVLVAYHGFFSSAEQRRTELAVWEEFSLELAASRLEEDLQQLKINTDQSPEPDFDWMDNKLAALGCCYALHGSRHGAVIIERRIATSLPDAPRRFFELGPDPEQWTRLKENLQSQASTPKGFEQLARGAQKTFEQLGQWVSAI from the coding sequence ATGCAATCCAAAAGACATGATCAGTCCCCCGTAATCGACGTACACCAGACGCTCGTGGAGAGAACTCGATCCGTCCACGAAGCCCTGCACCGGCATCCGATTCTCAGTCAGCTAATGAGACCAGATCTGGACCTCAAGACATACCAGAAAGTCCTTGTCGCCTACCACGGGTTTTTCAGCTCAGCGGAGCAGAGGCGGACTGAGCTGGCCGTTTGGGAGGAGTTCTCTCTGGAGCTCGCGGCCTCTCGACTCGAAGAGGACCTACAGCAGTTGAAGATCAATACGGATCAGTCTCCCGAACCAGACTTCGACTGGATGGACAATAAGCTCGCTGCCCTAGGCTGTTGCTACGCCTTGCACGGTTCTCGCCACGGAGCGGTCATCATCGAAAGGAGAATTGCCACCTCCCTTCCCGATGCGCCCAGACGTTTTTTCGAATTGGGCCCAGATCCCGAGCAATGGACTCGACTAAAGGAGAATCTTCAAAGCCAAGCATCCACCCCCAAAGGCTTTGAACAATTGGCCCGTGGTGCCCAAAAGACTTTTGAACAATTAGGCCAATGGGTCTCGGCGATCTAG
- a CDS encoding UDP-N-acetylmuramate--L-alanine ligase, whose protein sequence is MRIYFLGIAGTAMGNAALLLRAMGHEVMGCDQAVFPPMSTLLEEAGIEIMQGYSADRLRELDPDLVVVGNAYSRGNEEVEFLLQSRSIDYASLPEVILRHVLSKRRNIVITGTHGKTTTTALTSFLLEQANANPGYMIGGAPLDPEKGWSVGQDGGAFVIEGDEYDSAFFDKRSKFIHYLPNIVVLNNLEFDHADIFRDLQDVKRTFSHLLRLIPSNGYLLVNSDDENALSLSELDFTTVYRVGLSGNSDLCIGNYETTPLGSRFDLFWQGKLWQSVDWRLTGLFNARNAAMASLAAALSQTEDPLGFDLKSLDGFRGVKRRQQIRVERKGLTVIEDFGHHATAVRDTLSALRSRFPDTKIVACFEPRSNTSRLEIMRAPTIEALSNADLAYIGAVKSGNSVGVELMDTSSLAADLREAGTEAKAFENNEDLYRALRSLAGTSDGKTLVIFFTNGSFGGVIDRFVSLCQEA, encoded by the coding sequence ATGCGGATCTACTTTCTGGGAATTGCAGGAACAGCTATGGGCAATGCGGCTTTGCTTTTGCGAGCGATGGGGCATGAGGTCATGGGATGTGACCAAGCGGTTTTCCCTCCCATGAGCACCCTGCTGGAGGAGGCTGGAATCGAAATCATGCAAGGCTACAGCGCCGATCGTCTTCGTGAGTTGGATCCAGATCTCGTTGTAGTGGGAAACGCATACTCCCGAGGGAATGAGGAAGTCGAATTCCTGTTGCAGAGCCGTTCGATTGATTACGCTTCCCTGCCAGAGGTGATTCTACGTCATGTACTGAGCAAGCGAAGAAATATCGTCATAACAGGGACCCATGGAAAGACGACCACCACCGCTCTGACTTCGTTTTTGCTAGAGCAAGCGAATGCAAATCCTGGATACATGATTGGTGGAGCTCCGCTTGACCCCGAAAAAGGCTGGTCGGTAGGTCAAGACGGAGGTGCTTTTGTGATCGAAGGAGACGAGTACGACAGCGCTTTTTTCGACAAGCGAAGCAAGTTTATCCATTACTTACCTAACATCGTGGTGCTCAATAATCTCGAGTTTGATCACGCCGATATCTTCCGGGATTTGCAGGACGTTAAACGAACCTTCTCTCATCTGTTGCGACTCATCCCTTCCAATGGGTATTTACTCGTCAACTCTGATGATGAAAACGCTCTTTCTCTCTCAGAACTAGATTTTACCACGGTGTATCGAGTCGGGTTGTCAGGAAATTCCGATTTGTGTATCGGGAATTATGAGACAACGCCTCTAGGTTCTCGTTTCGACCTCTTTTGGCAGGGCAAGCTTTGGCAATCTGTTGATTGGCGTTTAACTGGACTCTTTAACGCTCGAAATGCGGCGATGGCCAGTTTGGCAGCTGCTCTGTCGCAAACCGAGGATCCATTGGGTTTTGATCTTAAATCGCTGGATGGTTTCCGCGGCGTGAAGCGACGTCAGCAAATTAGGGTAGAGCGCAAGGGGTTGACCGTTATCGAGGACTTCGGGCATCACGCCACTGCGGTACGCGATACTTTGTCCGCGTTGCGTAGCCGATTCCCGGATACGAAAATTGTCGCTTGTTTCGAGCCTCGCAGTAATACCTCCCGTCTCGAGATCATGAGGGCTCCCACTATCGAGGCTCTGAGCAATGCCGACCTTGCCTACATCGGGGCAGTGAAAAGCGGCAATAGCGTTGGGGTTGAGCTAATGGACACGAGTTCATTGGCGGCCGATTTGCGCGAAGCGGGTACGGAGGCAAAGGCTTTTGAAAACAACGAAGACCTCTACAGAGCTCTCCGATCCCTGGCCGGTACTTCGGACGGGAAAACTTTGGTTATCTTCTTCACCAATGGCTCTTTTGGAGGCGTGATCGATCGATTTGTGTCACTTTGCCAAGAGGCCTAA
- a CDS encoding fumarate hydratase, producing MASPEFKYQPIIETGKDDTEYRHLTNEFVSVSEFEGQEILKVDPAALTYLAKTAIRDVSFMLRPAHLKQVAAILEDPEASENDRHVALTLLRNAEVSAQGVLPFCQDTGTAIVMGKKGQRVWTNGCDEEALSKGIYETYANENLRYSQTAPISMYEEKNTGTNLPAQIDLYATEGAEYKFQFLCKGGGSANKTFLYQETKALLNPERLESFLVEKMMSLGTAACPPYHLCFVIGGTSAEANLKYVKLASTKYLDNMPTSGNDLGRGFRDIELENKILERAKECGIGAQFGGKYFALDVRIIRLPRHGASCPVGIGVSCSADRNIKAKINKDGLWVEQLEGDPARFIPEAFKAKAEKKVIELDLNRPMKEILAELTQYPVQTRLSLKGTIIVARDIAHAKLKERLDRGEGLPQYVKDHPIYYAGPAKTPKGLPSGSFGPTTAGRMDSYVEQFQAAGGSMIMLAKGNRSQQVTDACKAHGGFYLGSIGGPAAILAQESIKKVELVEYEELGMEAIWKIEVEDFPAFILVDDKGNDFFKLIREQAVKCAK from the coding sequence ATGGCATCTCCAGAATTCAAGTACCAGCCCATCATCGAAACGGGCAAGGACGACACCGAATATCGTCACCTCACTAACGAGTTTGTTTCCGTTTCCGAATTTGAAGGGCAGGAAATCCTAAAGGTCGACCCCGCCGCTCTTACCTACCTGGCGAAGACGGCGATTCGCGACGTTTCCTTCATGTTGCGTCCGGCTCACCTCAAGCAGGTGGCAGCGATCCTTGAGGATCCAGAAGCGTCCGAGAATGATCGCCACGTCGCGCTGACCTTGCTCCGCAATGCCGAAGTTTCGGCCCAAGGCGTGTTGCCCTTCTGTCAGGATACGGGGACTGCAATTGTGATGGGCAAAAAAGGCCAGCGAGTCTGGACCAACGGTTGCGACGAGGAGGCTTTGTCCAAAGGCATCTACGAGACGTACGCCAACGAGAATCTTCGCTACTCGCAGACCGCTCCGATCTCCATGTACGAGGAGAAGAATACTGGCACTAACCTTCCAGCTCAGATCGACCTGTATGCGACCGAAGGGGCGGAGTACAAATTCCAGTTTCTCTGTAAAGGCGGAGGTTCGGCCAACAAGACTTTCCTCTACCAAGAGACCAAGGCTCTGCTCAATCCGGAGCGACTCGAGAGCTTCTTGGTCGAGAAGATGATGAGCCTCGGTACGGCAGCTTGCCCACCGTACCACTTATGTTTCGTGATCGGCGGCACTTCGGCGGAAGCGAACCTCAAGTACGTGAAGCTGGCTTCGACGAAGTACTTGGACAACATGCCAACCTCCGGCAACGACCTCGGCCGTGGATTCCGCGACATCGAGTTGGAAAACAAGATTTTGGAACGCGCCAAGGAGTGCGGAATCGGAGCTCAATTCGGCGGCAAGTACTTTGCCCTCGATGTTCGTATCATTCGTCTGCCTCGCCACGGAGCCAGCTGCCCAGTAGGTATAGGCGTTTCCTGCTCCGCGGACCGCAACATCAAGGCGAAGATCAACAAGGACGGTCTTTGGGTCGAACAACTCGAAGGCGATCCCGCTCGTTTCATTCCAGAAGCCTTCAAGGCTAAGGCGGAAAAGAAGGTTATCGAACTCGATCTCAACCGTCCGATGAAGGAGATCCTCGCGGAGCTGACTCAGTATCCGGTTCAGACTCGCTTGTCCTTGAAGGGCACCATCATCGTGGCTCGCGATATTGCTCACGCAAAATTGAAAGAACGCCTCGATCGCGGCGAGGGGCTTCCTCAGTACGTCAAGGATCACCCGATCTACTACGCAGGTCCGGCTAAGACTCCAAAGGGTCTGCCATCCGGAAGCTTTGGTCCGACTACAGCGGGTCGTATGGACTCCTATGTGGAGCAATTCCAGGCCGCGGGCGGTAGCATGATCATGCTGGCCAAAGGAAATCGCAGCCAGCAGGTAACCGATGCGTGTAAGGCTCACGGAGGATTCTATCTCGGTTCGATCGGTGGACCGGCGGCGATCTTGGCCCAGGAAAGCATTAAGAAGGTTGAGCTCGTCGAGTACGAAGAGCTCGGTATGGAAGCGATCTGGAAGATCGAAGTAGAAGACTTCCCTGCCTTCATTCTGGTGGACGACAAAGGAAATGACTTCTTCAAGCTGATCCGCGAGCAAGCGGTCAAGTGCGCTAAATAA
- a CDS encoding NAD-dependent malic enzyme — protein MPEAESKRPLYIPYAGPVLLEVPLLNKGSAFTERERREFNLEGLLPHCIETIEEQRDRVYHQFCELTTRMDKHIYLRGIQDTNETLYYSLLTHYLEEMLPLIYTPTVGEACQKFSQIYRRKRGLFISYDDRDKIDRILRNATKKKVNVIVVTDGERILGLGDQGIGGMGIPIGKLAIYSACGGISPANTLPITLDVGCDNPDLVNQTMYMGKRSPRIRGEAYFEFVDKFIKAVKDLWPDVLLQFEDFAQPNAMPLLKRYKDELCCFNDDIQGTAAVAAGTLLAACDRKGETLADQRVCFVGSGSAGCGIASHLVAHLRAQGLSEAEAKSRMFMVDRDGLLTTDMKGLLDFQQELAQDEKLADPWRDADGKVSLESLIKGAKPTVLIGVSGQFGLFKESQIRAMAKQVERPIILPLSNPTSLAEATPEDVITWTDGAAIVATGSPFDPVSYKGTTHQISQCNNSYIFPGIGLGVLACRATRVTEGMLIAASRTLADSAPHQRGTGQPLLPALNEIRDLSRLIARRVARQAMEEGVALDMTELALERSIDRVFWEPQYRRYQRTSL, from the coding sequence ATGCCTGAAGCTGAGTCCAAGCGTCCCCTCTACATCCCCTACGCAGGTCCTGTCCTGCTCGAAGTTCCCTTGTTAAACAAAGGAAGCGCTTTCACGGAGCGCGAACGACGGGAGTTCAATCTCGAGGGCTTGCTGCCCCACTGTATCGAAACAATCGAGGAGCAGCGTGATCGCGTATACCATCAGTTTTGCGAGCTCACCACACGGATGGATAAGCATATCTATTTGCGAGGTATCCAGGATACAAACGAGACGCTCTACTATTCGTTGCTGACGCACTATCTGGAAGAGATGTTGCCGTTGATTTATACTCCGACTGTAGGCGAGGCGTGCCAGAAGTTTTCGCAGATCTACCGCCGCAAGCGTGGTCTTTTCATTAGCTACGACGATCGCGATAAGATTGACCGCATCCTACGAAATGCGACCAAGAAGAAGGTTAACGTAATCGTCGTCACGGATGGTGAGCGTATTCTGGGTCTCGGCGACCAGGGAATCGGCGGGATGGGAATCCCGATTGGCAAGCTCGCTATCTATTCCGCGTGTGGAGGTATCAGCCCAGCGAATACGTTGCCGATTACGCTTGATGTGGGTTGCGACAATCCGGATTTGGTCAACCAAACGATGTATATGGGGAAACGCTCTCCACGTATCCGAGGTGAGGCGTATTTCGAATTTGTAGACAAATTCATCAAGGCGGTGAAGGACCTTTGGCCGGACGTGCTCTTGCAGTTTGAGGACTTCGCCCAGCCCAACGCGATGCCTTTGCTCAAGCGCTACAAGGACGAGCTTTGTTGTTTCAACGACGACATTCAAGGAACCGCGGCTGTGGCGGCAGGCACTTTGCTCGCGGCCTGTGATCGCAAAGGCGAAACCCTCGCGGATCAGCGTGTCTGCTTCGTGGGCTCAGGTTCCGCTGGCTGCGGGATTGCTTCTCACCTCGTTGCTCACCTTAGGGCTCAAGGCCTCTCCGAGGCGGAGGCCAAGTCTCGTATGTTCATGGTGGATCGTGATGGTCTGCTCACTACAGACATGAAGGGGTTGCTCGACTTCCAGCAAGAGCTGGCTCAGGACGAAAAGCTCGCAGATCCTTGGCGTGACGCGGATGGTAAGGTATCGCTGGAAAGCTTGATCAAGGGCGCGAAGCCGACCGTGCTGATTGGCGTATCCGGTCAGTTTGGACTGTTTAAGGAAAGCCAGATCCGAGCTATGGCTAAGCAAGTGGAGCGGCCGATCATCCTGCCTTTGTCCAATCCGACCAGCCTTGCGGAAGCGACACCAGAAGATGTCATCACTTGGACGGATGGAGCGGCCATCGTGGCGACGGGAAGCCCGTTTGATCCGGTTTCCTACAAGGGAACGACGCACCAGATTTCGCAGTGCAACAACAGCTATATTTTCCCGGGGATCGGACTTGGCGTGTTGGCTTGTCGTGCCACTCGAGTAACGGAAGGCATGTTGATCGCCGCTAGCCGCACCTTGGCCGATAGTGCTCCGCATCAAAGAGGAACGGGACAGCCGCTCTTGCCTGCCTTGAACGAAATCCGCGATTTGAGCCGCTTGATCGCTCGCCGCGTGGCGCGTCAGGCCATGGAAGAGGGGGTTGCCTTGGACATGACGGAGCTCGCCCTGGAACGCTCCATCGACCGGGTTTTCTGGGAGCCGCAATACCGCCGCTACCAGCGGACGTCTCTCTAG
- a CDS encoding calcineurin-like phosphoesterase C-terminal domain-containing protein, protein MLKRLALSLLVTGPLLSTLMAVSGVVYSDLNKNGKLDSGEPGIEGVLVTNGNQVLASDESGHYELTEEGGDFVFVVIPNGWETRLTDDRRPLYYHDSSLETANFPLWKTEKKSVAKALVLADTQTYTETDVGYLRDSTVEAILASGEKFDFGVTLGDVVNDDLSLLPKVNRALSRIDSTFYYVNGNHDLDFDAVVDGEAVASFEALYGPANFAFESGPALFIGLDDVRFPVDVNGRKTYIGGLREDQFVWLENLLAFVPKEKPLVLMAHIPMFQPDIDGVDTFRVADRERLFDLLKGRTNSMFLSGHTHYQRHYFHEEEQGWVGESPLHEYNVAAACGSFWGGPLDENGIPVSTMWDGTPPGFAILKVTADGFRSEYRPTSFPADYQIGLTVPKRIKEGQGWVSFYANVFDGHEGWTVTARIDEREQSRGMGHTLAWDPGYVAAYLAQDDEGQPLPEKRLPDPKICFHLWKGYFPSDMNTGEHQVTVTATHPDGRSFEAKASFSVEP, encoded by the coding sequence GTGCTAAAACGACTCGCTCTCTCTCTTTTGGTTACTGGTCCGCTGCTCTCAACGCTCATGGCGGTGAGTGGCGTGGTCTATTCGGACCTCAACAAAAACGGCAAGCTGGACTCTGGAGAGCCGGGAATCGAAGGTGTTTTGGTCACCAATGGAAATCAAGTGCTGGCGAGCGACGAGTCGGGGCATTACGAACTGACGGAAGAGGGGGGCGACTTCGTTTTTGTGGTTATCCCAAACGGTTGGGAGACACGCCTAACCGATGACCGGCGTCCGCTCTACTATCATGACTCCAGTTTGGAGACTGCGAATTTTCCGCTTTGGAAAACGGAAAAGAAGTCGGTTGCCAAAGCCTTGGTCCTTGCAGATACGCAGACTTACACGGAGACCGACGTTGGCTACCTCCGCGATTCCACCGTGGAAGCGATTCTGGCTAGCGGAGAGAAGTTCGATTTCGGGGTAACTCTCGGTGATGTGGTGAACGACGACTTGAGTCTGCTGCCCAAGGTTAACCGTGCCCTGTCTCGCATCGACTCCACTTTTTATTACGTCAATGGTAACCACGACCTCGACTTCGACGCCGTTGTCGATGGAGAGGCGGTGGCGAGTTTCGAGGCACTGTATGGTCCCGCCAATTTCGCATTCGAATCGGGCCCGGCTCTGTTCATCGGTTTGGATGATGTGCGCTTCCCAGTGGATGTGAATGGCCGCAAAACGTACATCGGCGGATTGCGCGAGGATCAGTTTGTATGGTTGGAGAATCTGTTGGCCTTTGTACCCAAAGAAAAGCCTTTGGTCTTGATGGCTCACATCCCTATGTTTCAACCGGATATCGACGGAGTGGATACGTTTAGGGTCGCGGACCGGGAACGGCTTTTTGATCTTTTGAAAGGTCGTACGAATAGTATGTTCCTTAGCGGCCATACGCATTACCAGCGTCACTATTTTCATGAAGAAGAGCAGGGCTGGGTCGGCGAGTCGCCACTTCACGAATACAATGTGGCGGCAGCTTGCGGGTCGTTTTGGGGTGGACCTCTGGACGAGAACGGAATTCCAGTCTCGACCATGTGGGATGGCACTCCACCTGGTTTCGCGATATTGAAAGTGACCGCTGATGGCTTCCGTAGCGAGTATCGCCCCACCAGTTTCCCGGCTGATTACCAGATCGGTTTAACCGTTCCTAAGCGGATAAAGGAAGGGCAGGGTTGGGTTTCTTTTTATGCCAACGTATTCGATGGCCATGAAGGCTGGACTGTGACGGCCCGAATCGACGAAAGAGAGCAAAGTCGAGGTATGGGCCATACGCTTGCATGGGATCCTGGATACGTGGCCGCTTATCTGGCACAGGACGATGAAGGACAGCCGCTTCCGGAAAAGCGACTGCCGGATCCAAAGATCTGTTTCCACTTGTGGAAGGGCTACTTCCCCTCGGACATGAATACGGGAGAGCATCAGGTCACGGTGACTGCGACGCATCCGGATGGTCGCAGCTTTGAGGCCAAGGCAAGTTTTTCAGTCGAGCCTTAA
- a CDS encoding Bax inhibitor-1/YccA family protein gives MRTSNPALSDKAFETDHRATGDGAMTINGTVNKTGLLVCLLWVAAIFTWEKTFAATDPTALYPWMIGGSIGGLVLAMITIFKKTAAPITAPLYAIVEGLVLGVLSAFMEMQFPGIVFQAVLLTFGVLFALLLAYKTGVIKATENFKLGVAAATGGIFIVYMLSMVLGFFGVSIPLIHESGAVGIAFSLFVVVIAALNLVLDFDFIENGAARGAPKYLEWYAAFGLLVTLVWLYVELLRLLSKLRSR, from the coding sequence ATGAGAACATCGAATCCTGCCCTTTCAGACAAAGCCTTCGAAACCGATCACCGCGCAACGGGCGACGGAGCAATGACCATCAACGGTACGGTCAACAAGACTGGCTTGCTGGTTTGTTTGCTATGGGTAGCGGCTATTTTTACTTGGGAAAAGACCTTTGCCGCCACTGACCCGACTGCACTCTATCCGTGGATGATTGGCGGAAGCATAGGTGGATTGGTTTTGGCCATGATCACCATTTTCAAGAAGACGGCAGCACCGATCACCGCTCCGCTCTATGCTATCGTGGAAGGGCTGGTATTGGGGGTCCTCTCCGCCTTTATGGAAATGCAGTTTCCGGGAATCGTCTTTCAAGCTGTGCTGCTTACCTTCGGTGTACTTTTCGCTCTGCTGCTTGCTTATAAAACCGGCGTTATCAAGGCCACGGAGAATTTCAAACTCGGCGTAGCGGCGGCGACTGGTGGCATCTTCATCGTCTACATGCTTTCGATGGTGCTAGGATTCTTTGGAGTATCGATACCCTTGATACATGAAAGTGGAGCCGTCGGAATAGCCTTCAGTCTGTTTGTGGTGGTGATTGCCGCACTAAATTTGGTTCTCGATTTCGACTTTATCGAAAACGGGGCTGCACGCGGTGCTCCTAAATACCTCGAATGGTACGCGGCGTTTGGCCTTCTTGTGACGCTGGTCTGGCTTTACGTGGAACTGCTGCGATTGCTTTCGAAATTGCGTAGCCGTTAG
- a CDS encoding DciA family protein — translation MADQPYKFRKSVERLISNFRGIPENYPGEAPKTERDISGVVDRILAKYKIGVDSLEDRITQNWPQIVGAANARNCSPSRIEKERTLLIAVSNPVIRQELEFNKRLILQNLHKIEGGKKIRNIFFKSG, via the coding sequence GTGGCCGACCAACCCTACAAGTTCCGCAAAAGTGTGGAGCGTCTTATTTCCAACTTTCGAGGCATTCCGGAAAACTATCCGGGAGAAGCCCCGAAAACGGAGCGTGACATTAGCGGAGTGGTCGATCGCATCCTCGCCAAATACAAGATCGGCGTCGACTCCCTAGAGGATCGCATCACTCAAAACTGGCCGCAAATTGTCGGAGCCGCCAACGCTCGCAACTGCAGCCCCTCGCGCATAGAAAAGGAACGAACCCTCCTGATCGCCGTATCCAATCCTGTGATTCGCCAAGAACTGGAGTTCAACAAGCGCCTCATCTTGCAAAACCTGCACAAGATCGAAGGCGGCAAGAAGATCCGGAATATCTTTTTCAAGTCCGGCTAA